GGTTATCGATCcgcttcaaaaaaaaaaaaagcaggTTATCGATCCTCCATCGCCGCCGAgaagcgccgccgccgtcgcgtccTCATGGATAATGGCGGCCCACGCCGTCGCGGCCTCAAACCAAGGTATTTCTCCTCGCGCGCACGAAGAGACCCCGAGCCAGTTCCCCGTCAGTTCGTCCTCCTCGCCCAGAGTGATGAATCCACTGTACAGATTGATTTATCCTAACCCCTTTGAATCCTTTCAGCGGCGCCATGGAGGGGAAGAGTTCCGCGAAGAAGAAGGCAAGGACGGCAGTGCCGGCGACGGCCAGCCTCCTGACGGACGACCTCATCTTGGAGATCCTCTCCCGCCTCCCCGCCAGGTCCGTCCACCGCTTCAAGTGCGTCTCCCCGGCCTGGCGCGACCTCATCGCCGACCCCGCCCACCGCAAGAAGCTGCCCCAACCCCTCGCCGGTTTCCTATACAACACCTACCACAGGCCGGACCCCCGCTTCTACAACTTTCACTTCGCCAAAGTCTCCGGCGCCGCAGCCCCGCCGGTCGACCCGTCCCTCTCTTTCCTGCCTTCCGACGAGTACTGGTACGTAGACCAGCTGGACACCTGCAACGGCCTCCTCCTCTGCCGCGCCCACATGTTGCCTTCTTCTCCTTCCGGGGACAAGAATACGCGGGTTGAATCCCATTACATCGTGTGCAATCCGGCCACCGGGAGGTGGGTCGACCTCCCCCCTCACCCCGAGGTGCCACCCGGCGGTCGCATCTTCGCTCGCTTGGCTTTTGATCCAGCAGCCTCGTCCCATTTCCACGTTCTTCAGTTTAAGGACAGCCAGCAGAAGGAATACGTCACAGGAGTGAACATCTACTCCTCTCAAACCGGGGCATGGATTTGTAGAGAAAGCCGCTTGGTTGAGAAAATTAGCCTGTTCACTGGCCTCGCAAGTGTCTTCTTTCACGGTATGCTGCACTTGCTTGGTTTATTGTATCCCATGAACATGGAGGATGATGCTGT
This region of Triticum aestivum cultivar Chinese Spring chromosome 2D, IWGSC CS RefSeq v2.1, whole genome shotgun sequence genomic DNA includes:
- the LOC123049831 gene encoding F-box protein At3g26010, which produces MDNGGPRRRGLKPSGAMEGKSSAKKKARTAVPATASLLTDDLILEILSRLPARSVHRFKCVSPAWRDLIADPAHRKKLPQPLAGFLYNTYHRPDPRFYNFHFAKVSGAAAPPVDPSLSFLPSDEYWYVDQLDTCNGLLLCRAHMLPSSPSGDKNTRVESHYIVCNPATGRWVDLPPHPEVPPGGRIFARLAFDPAASSHFHVLQFKDSQQKEYVTGVNIYSSQTGAWICRESRLVEKISLFTGLASVFFHGMLHLLGLLYPMNMEDDAVLVAVDMEGQVWNTIRVPSGGLSFGRIGLSQGCLHYAATPLATDDKKKKERKKKKNDTSTVWCMKDYDSKEWVLKHSVSKDELRSITGVDYKVAAFHPDRETIFLDSYDVDTLVSYDMQHRKFHQIRSLRENRATLFVPYVPLFSDSFAGADGQ